The following are from one region of the Halarcobacter sp. genome:
- a CDS encoding peptidylprolyl isomerase, whose protein sequence is MSKVIGFEYSLKDANSGEQLDSNVGAAPLEFVSGKGQIIAGLETKLVEMAENESADVMVQPADAYGEYNEEAMQTLPKEQFAGIELAEGMTLYGQGEQGETVQVTVKSFTDSDVTIDYNHPMAGKTLMFSVTIKSLRDATEEEIQTGVVGGMAAMGGCCGGGGHGESEGGCCSSEGGHDHGHSHGGGGCGCH, encoded by the coding sequence ATGTCAAAAGTAATTGGTTTTGAATATAGTTTAAAAGATGCAAATTCAGGTGAGCAACTAGACTCAAATGTTGGTGCAGCACCATTAGAGTTTGTTTCAGGAAAAGGTCAAATTATTGCAGGTTTAGAAACTAAACTTGTTGAGATGGCAGAAAATGAGTCTGCTGATGTAATGGTTCAACCTGCTGATGCTTATGGTGAGTACAATGAAGAAGCAATGCAAACTCTTCCAAAAGAGCAATTTGCTGGTATTGAATTAGCTGAAGGTATGACTTTATATGGTCAAGGTGAACAAGGTGAAACAGTTCAAGTTACTGTAAAATCTTTTACAGATTCTGATGTTACAATTGATTATAATCATCCAATGGCTGGTAAAACTTTAATGTTCTCTGTAACTATTAAATCTTTAAGAGATGCAACAGAAGAAGAGATCCAAACTGGTGTTGTTGGTGGAATGGCAGCAATGGGTGGTTGTTGTGGTGGCGGTGGCCACGGAGAAAGTGAAGGTGGTTGTTGTTCAAGTGAAGGTGGACACGATCATGGGCATTCTCACGGTGGTGGAGGATGTGGTTGTCACTAA
- a CDS encoding SRPBCC family protein, producing the protein MKRFEKSIILNCSLQELFDFHLDLNNLKKITPSNMKVILLNEVSKVETGTILKIKSIKNFIPTYWEVEIKKMDSPNILVDYAIKSPFKYWEHSHIFIKRGNQVELKDVVVYQLPFGKFGKLFDFFIKRELENMFEYRHQITKKILSSKKQD; encoded by the coding sequence ATGAAAAGATTTGAAAAAAGTATTATTTTAAACTGCTCCTTACAAGAGTTATTTGATTTTCATTTAGATCTTAATAATTTAAAAAAGATTACACCTTCTAATATGAAAGTCATTTTACTTAATGAAGTATCAAAAGTAGAAACAGGTACTATTTTAAAAATAAAAAGTATAAAAAATTTTATACCGACATATTGGGAAGTTGAGATAAAAAAAATGGATTCTCCTAATATATTAGTTGATTATGCAATAAAATCACCTTTTAAATACTGGGAACATTCTCATATCTTTATTAAAAGAGGAAATCAAGTTGAATTAAAAGATGTAGTTGTTTATCAATTACCTTTTGGAAAATTTGGAAAATTATTTGATTTTTTTATAAAAAGAGAATTAGAAAATATGTTTGAGTATAGGCATCAAATAACAAAAAAAATATTGTCTTCCAAAAAACAAGATTAA
- a CDS encoding tetratricopeptide repeat protein: protein MYKILFITLFIASTFLKAEEISAFGAGDLNSKNPYGLTSTEKNILNNKKTLGTIDSKVKDVKLSLESISERIDGLESIYEGDSQKLNGSVLKINEIIKNVEENSTLSEKHTNDIADLKNVMAQILTMQEDFSKSLENLKKAVSKISTNVSKINNSYISDKEFKSNMNQFITRAEFEALKKSLGIQTSGKSTAKSKSNKVLSQKDNGEILDEAIALFKKDYFTKAIPMFEHLVAENYKPATSNFYLGEMWYYRKKYDDAISYFKTSAMLYDKASYMPKLLLHSAISFEKIKDFSNAANFYNSLIDIYPDSKEAKVAVKNLANIK from the coding sequence ATGTATAAAATTTTATTTATTACTCTTTTTATCGCTAGTACTTTTTTAAAAGCTGAAGAGATTTCAGCTTTTGGTGCTGGCGATTTAAATTCAAAAAATCCTTATGGATTAACTTCTACCGAAAAAAATATTTTAAATAACAAAAAAACACTTGGAACAATCGATTCTAAAGTAAAAGATGTTAAATTATCACTAGAATCTATAAGTGAAAGAATTGATGGTTTGGAATCAATCTATGAAGGTGATTCTCAAAAATTAAATGGTTCAGTATTAAAAATTAATGAAATAATTAAAAATGTTGAAGAAAATTCAACTTTATCTGAAAAACATACAAATGACATTGCAGACTTAAAAAATGTAATGGCACAAATTTTAACAATGCAAGAAGACTTTTCAAAAAGTTTAGAAAATCTTAAAAAAGCAGTTTCAAAAATATCAACTAATGTTAGTAAAATAAATAATAGTTATATCTCTGATAAAGAGTTTAAATCAAATATGAATCAATTTATTACTAGAGCTGAATTTGAAGCTTTAAAAAAATCTTTAGGAATTCAAACTAGTGGTAAAAGTACAGCTAAGAGTAAATCTAATAAGGTACTATCACAAAAAGATAATGGTGAGATCTTAGATGAAGCAATTGCCTTGTTTAAGAAGGATTATTTTACAAAAGCAATACCAATGTTCGAACACTTGGTAGCTGAAAACTATAAGCCTGCTACAAGCAATTTTTATTTAGGTGAAATGTGGTATTACAGAAAAAAATATGATGATGCAATTTCATATTTTAAAACTTCGGCAATGTTATATGATAAAGCTTCATACATGCCAAAGCTTCTACTACATAGTGCTATATCTTTTGAAAAAATAAAAGATTTTAGTAATGCAGCTAATTTTTATAACTCTTTAATTGATATCTATCCAGATTCTAAAGAAGCTAAAGTAGCTGTTAAAAATTTAGCAAATATAAAATAA
- a CDS encoding TIGR01777 family oxidoreductase, with amino-acid sequence MKTIAITGSSGFVGTSLKNFFSNIGFEVRGIKREELKDSKKLIDIVENSDFIINLAGANIINRWTDSYKKLLYTSRIDTTKALVEAMKNAKVKPELFISTSAVGIYNNKACFKEENTEYSDDFLAKVCKEWEKEALKANEIGIRTAIFRFGIVLGHGGALSKMLPAFKFGLGGNIGDGQQYFSFIHIEDLLRAYNFLYENKDLDGVFNLTAPISTTNEGLTKALGKVLHRPTFFTVPEFVLNLVFSEGSKVLTDGQCAIPQKLLDSGFKFKYASIENSLENLVV; translated from the coding sequence ATGAAAACAATAGCAATAACAGGTTCAAGCGGATTTGTAGGAACAAGTCTTAAAAACTTTTTTTCAAATATAGGTTTTGAGGTAAGAGGAATAAAACGTGAAGAGTTAAAAGATTCAAAAAAACTTATTGATATAGTAGAAAATTCAGATTTTATTATAAATTTAGCTGGAGCAAATATTATAAATAGATGGACTGATTCATATAAAAAACTTCTTTATACAAGTAGAATAGATACAACAAAAGCTTTAGTTGAAGCTATGAAAAATGCAAAAGTAAAACCTGAGTTATTTATTTCAACTTCTGCTGTAGGAATATATAATAATAAAGCCTGTTTTAAAGAAGAAAATACAGAATACTCAGATGATTTTTTAGCTAAGGTATGTAAAGAGTGGGAAAAAGAAGCATTAAAAGCCAATGAAATTGGAATACGAACAGCAATCTTTAGATTTGGAATTGTATTGGGTCATGGTGGTGCTTTAAGTAAAATGTTACCTGCTTTTAAATTTGGTTTAGGGGGAAATATTGGAGATGGACAACAATATTTCTCATTTATTCATATTGAAGACTTATTAAGAGCATATAATTTCCTATATGAGAATAAAGATTTAGATGGAGTATTTAATCTAACTGCACCAATATCAACTACAAATGAAGGGTTAACAAAAGCTTTAGGAAAGGTTCTTCATAGACCAACATTTTTCACAGTTCCAGAGTTTGTATTAAATCTTGTATTTAGTGAAGGTTCAAAGGTTTTAACTGATGGACAGTGTGCAATACCGCAAAAGCTCTTAGATAGTGGATTTAAATTTAAATACGCATCAATAGAAAATAGTTTAGAAAACTTGGTTGTATAA
- the hemH gene encoding ferrochelatase: MKKAVVLMNMGGPNNLDEVEVFLKNMFNDKYIIGAPQPIRALISFIIISMRKNEAKNNYKLLGGISPIVGNTKRLVRRLAKRLQNIDVFYEMRYTPPFASEVISKLEDYDRVFAIPMYPHYSSTTTKSSIEDFRKYAKKANLKAEIKTIDYYYHNTSYNKAIVERIKEALKDDSAEEFELIFSAHGLTQRTIDKGDPYQEHILKNVECAKKELKNQNINFKNIHVAYQSRVGAMEWLRPYLEDKLEEIKKSKKVLIYPISFTVDNSETDFELDIEYKEVAEIQGFEDYRVAKVVNHNSYFLDTLEEIITSLDI; encoded by the coding sequence ATGAAAAAAGCTGTTGTATTGATGAATATGGGTGGTCCCAATAATTTAGATGAAGTAGAAGTATTCTTAAAAAATATGTTTAATGATAAATATATTATTGGTGCTCCTCAACCTATTAGAGCTTTAATATCATTTATAATTATTAGTATGAGAAAAAATGAAGCAAAAAACAATTATAAATTGTTAGGTGGAATCTCACCTATAGTTGGAAATACAAAAAGACTAGTTAGAAGATTAGCAAAAAGATTACAAAATATTGATGTATTTTATGAGATGAGATATACGCCACCATTTGCTAGTGAAGTCATATCTAAATTAGAAGATTATGATAGAGTCTTTGCAATTCCAATGTATCCCCATTATTCTTCAACTACTACAAAGTCATCTATTGAAGACTTTAGAAAATATGCAAAAAAGGCAAACTTAAAAGCAGAAATTAAAACTATAGACTATTACTATCATAATACAAGTTATAACAAAGCAATTGTTGAACGAATAAAAGAGGCTTTAAAAGATGATAGTGCAGAAGAGTTTGAATTAATATTTTCTGCTCATGGTTTAACCCAAAGAACTATAGATAAGGGTGATCCTTATCAAGAGCATATTTTAAAAAATGTAGAGTGTGCAAAAAAAGAATTAAAAAATCAGAATATAAATTTTAAAAATATACATGTTGCTTATCAGTCAAGAGTAGGGGCAATGGAATGGTTAAGACCATATTTAGAAGATAAATTAGAAGAAATTAAAAAATCGAAGAAAGTTTTAATATATCCTATATCTTTCACAGTAGATAATTCAGAAACTGATTTTGAATTAGATATAGAGTATAAAGAAGTAGCTGAAATACAAGGTTTTGAAGACTATAGAGTAGCAAAAGTTGTAAATCATAACAGTTACTTTTTGGATACATTAGAAGAAATTATAACTAGTCTTGATATTTAA
- a CDS encoding OmpA family protein, producing the protein MKKLSIYAFLVAAVLFTGCSQKEVEVTNEPAPQNSESALNNVEETNVQQEVVNDELLEKADNGYYYTINGEKVFIENIYFAFDKYDLSSDMKEVAKANASKLAAVQAGTTIKVEGNCDEWGTDEYNYALGLKRAKVVKDFLVMDGISESAVTVVSFGESNPACTEKNSACWQKNRRSEHKLVK; encoded by the coding sequence ATGAAAAAGTTAAGCATTTACGCTTTTTTAGTTGCAGCTGTACTTTTTACTGGTTGTAGCCAAAAAGAAGTTGAAGTTACTAATGAACCGGCACCACAAAACTCTGAGAGTGCTTTAAATAATGTTGAAGAAACAAATGTACAACAAGAGGTTGTAAATGATGAATTGTTAGAAAAAGCTGACAATGGATACTATTATACAATAAATGGTGAAAAAGTTTTCATTGAAAACATCTATTTCGCTTTTGATAAATATGATTTATCAAGTGATATGAAAGAAGTTGCAAAAGCAAATGCTTCTAAATTAGCAGCTGTTCAAGCTGGTACAACTATCAAAGTTGAAGGTAACTGTGATGAGTGGGGAACTGATGAATATAATTATGCTTTAGGTTTAAAAAGAGCAAAAGTTGTTAAAGACTTTTTAGTTATGGATGGTATTTCAGAATCAGCAGTAACAGTTGTAAGTTTTGGTGAATCAAATCCAGCTTGTACTGAGAAAAACTCTGCTTGTTGGCAAAAAAACAGAAGATCTGAACATAAATTAGTTAAATAA